The following are encoded together in the Chaetodon auriga isolate fChaAug3 chromosome 4, fChaAug3.hap1, whole genome shotgun sequence genome:
- the glb1 gene encoding beta-galactosidase: protein MSQVSLLRCGCVLLLLLLLCGHSLAAPRSFSVDYESDCFRKDGEEFRFISGSIHYSRIPRVYWRDRLLKMYMAGLNAIQTYVPWNYHEDSPGQYSFSGDRDVEHFLQLAKDIGLLVILRPGPYICAEWDMGGLPARLLNKKDIVLRSSDPDYLAEVDMWMGRLLPMMKPYLYHNGGPIITVQVENEYGSYFTCDYNYMRHLLRLFRFHLGDEVVLFTTDGAGVNYLKCGALQNLYATVDFGPGGNVSAAFEAQRHAEPRGPLVNSEFYTGWLDHWGSRHAVVSTATVAKSLNEILAMGANVNLYMFIGGTNFGYWNGANSPYAAQPTSYDYDAPLTEAGDLTEKYFAIREVIRMYRNVPEGPIPPTTPKYAYGTVVMTMLQTVTDALENLSFGPVRSSNPQTFTELKQAFGYVLYRTTLPVNCTTPTPLSSPLNGVHDRAYVSVDGVSVGVLERNMALTVNVTGAAGSRLDILVENMGRINYGKGINDFKGLVSSLTLGADTLQDWTMFSLRIDEAVRLGLLDETRPSVAPQPAAFSLPAFYQGSFVIPDGIPDLPQDTFISLPRWKKGQVWINGFNVGRYWPARGPQLTLFVPASILSTAAANNVTVLELEEAPCSSGPCRVEFTASPILNATVQSDHRQRWRLFTKDDLL from the exons ATGTCTCAGGTGTCTCTGCTCAGGTGTGGATgcgtcctgctgctgctgctgctgctgtgtggacaCTCA CTCGCAGCCCCTCGTTCCTTCAGCGTGGATTACGAGAGCGACTGCTTCCGGAAGGACGGCGAGGAGTTTCGTTTCATATCGGGGAGCATCCATTACAGCAGGATCCCCAGGGTCTACTGGAGGGACCGGCTGCTCAAGATGTACATGGCGGGCCTGAACGCCATCCAGAC GTACGTCCCCTGGAACTACCACGAGGACTCTCCAGGCCAGTACAGTTTCAGCGGGGACCGAGATGTGGAGCATTTCCTCCAGCTGGCCAAAGACATCGGCCTGCTGGTCATCCTCCGGCCTGGACCCTACATATGTGCAGAGTGGGACATG GGGGGGCTTCCCGCCCGGCTCCTCAACAAGAAGGACATCGTGCTGCGCTCGTCAGATCCAG ATTACCTGGCCGAGGTGGACATGTGGATGGGGAGGTTACTGCCAATGATGAAGCCTTATCTCTACCACAACGGGGGTCCGATCATCACTGTGCAG GTGGAGAATGAATATGGCAGTTACTTCACATGTGACTACAACTACATGCGTCACCTTTTGAGGCTGTTCCGGTTTCACCTGGGCGACGAGGTGGTGCTCTTCACCACGGACGGCGCCGGGGTCAATTACCTGAAGTGCGGCGCGTTGCAGAACCTCTACGCCACGGTTGACTTTGGGCCTG GTGGAAATGTGAGCGCTGCCTTCGAGGCGCAGAGACACGCTGAACCTCGTGGACCTTTG GTGAACTCTGAATTTTACACCGGCTGGTTGGACCACTGGGGCTCCCGTCACGCCGTCGTGTCGACTGCCACTGTGGCCAAATCCCTCAACGAGATCCTGGCCATGGGAGCAAACGTCAACCT GTACATGTTCATCGGAGGAACAAACTTTGGATACTGGAACG GTGCTAATTCTCCCTACGCCGCACAGCCCACGAGCTACGACTACGACGCCCCGCTGACGGAGGCGGGTGACCTCACAGAGAAGTACTTTGCCATTCGAGAGGTGATCAGAATG TACCGAAACGTACCCGAGGGGCCGATACCTCCGACGACTCCAAAGTACGCGTACGGGACCGTGGTGATGACAATG ctccagacGGTGACCGATGCTTTAGAAAACCTGTCGTTCGGCCCCGTGAGAAGCTCGAATCCTCAGACGTTCACTGAACTCAAGCAg gCCTTTGGTTATGTCCTCTACAGGACCACTCTGCCTGTTAACTGCACCACGCCGACTCCTCTGTCATCGCCGCTGAACGGCGTCCATGACAGGGCGTACGTGTCGGTGGACGGG GTGTCTGTCGGGGTTCTTGAAAGGAACATGGCCTTAACGGTGAACGTGACGGGGGCGGCCGGCAGCCGGCTGGACATCCTGGTGGAGAACATGGGCCGAATCAACTACGGAAAAGGCATCAACGACTTCAAG GGCCTGGTGTCCAGCCTGACTCTGGGCGCAGACACGCTGCAGGACTGGACCATGTTCAGCCTCCGTATCGATGAAGCGGTCCGTCTGGGCCTTCTGGATGAAACCAGACCATCAGTCGCCCCTCAGCCCGCCGCTTTCTCCCTTCCAGCCTTCTACCAGGGAAGCTTCGTGATTCCTGACGGCATCCCAGACCTCCCCCAGGACACCTTCATCAGTCTGCCCCGGTGGAAGAAG ggtCAAGTTTGGATCAACGGCTTCAACGTGGGACGTTACTGGCCGGCCCGCGGCCCTCAGCTGACGCTCTTCGTCCCCGCCAGCATCCTCAGCACGGCCGCCGCCAACAACGTGACggtgctggagctggaggaggcccCCTGCAGCTCGGGGCCGTGCAGGGTGGAGTTCACCGCCTCCCCCATCCTGAACGCAACAGTCCAGTCTGACCACCGGCAGCGCTGGAGGCTCTTTACCAAAGATGACTTGTTGTGA
- the ccdc86 gene encoding coiled-coil domain-containing protein 86: MSKRQKVTTEEQTGAQAERVEEEVQEPPPETRRTRSGRKVRTPAALLDSETPVRTPTRRTRRSVLQELPAVEEKNTEVAERRPESVPEEKLAMSAEPEPRVGAEPAEPHAEAAAADTRRSDVNGSGDAHQPGPETGPVKTETVPTKKPRLGSSGKQNPVIPLGKPKSGRVWKNRNKQRFSALVRDKPLCSSWEKKMAAKREKDLVKQYSLQLKEEKARQKEEKRKRREENLKRRAENERKAEIVQVIKNTAKIKRMKKKQLRRVEKRDTLALLHRSQKQSAKSERPGSDTTAPKD; encoded by the exons ATGTCAAAGAGGCAGAAAGTCACGACAGAAGAACAGACCGGGGCTCAGGCGGAGCgcgtggaggaggaggttcaggagccgCCGCCTGAGACCAGACGGACCCGCAGCGGCCGCAAAGTGCGCACTCCTGCCGCACTGCTGGACTCAGAAACCCCGGTGCGGACTCCCACCCGGAGAACAAGGAGGTCTGTCCTCCAGGAGCTGCCGGcggtggaggagaaaaacacgGAGGTGGCAGAGCGGAGACCCGAGAGTGTACCCGAGGAGAAGCTCGCTATGTCCGCGGAACCGGAGCCGCGTGTCGGCGCAGAGCCAGCGGAGCCGCACGCGGAGGCCGCCGCGGCAGATACACGCAGATCTGACGTTAACGGGAGCGGAGACGCTCATCAGCCCGGACCAGAAACGGGGCCCGTGAAGACCGAGACCGTCCCAACGAAGAAGCCTCGTCTGGGGTCGAGTGGGAAACAGAATCCGGTCATTCCGCTGGGAAAACCCAAGTCCGGCAGAGTCTGGAAAAACCGCAACAAGCAGAG GTTTTCTGCTCTGGTGCGAGACAAACCGCTGTGTTCATCCTGGGAGAAGAAGATGGCGGCCAAGCGGGAGAAGGACCTGGTCAAACAGTATTCTCTGCAGCTCAAAGAGGAGAAGGCCAGACAGAAGGAG gagaagaggaagaggagagaagaaaaccTGAAGCGTCGCGCAGAGAACGAACGCAAAGCAGAGATCGTGCAAGTG ATCAAGAACACGGCGAAGAtcaagaggatgaagaagaagcagctgcGGCGGGTGGAGAAGCGCGACACGCTGGCTCTGCTGCACAGGTCACAGAAGCAGAGCGCCAAGAGCGAACGGCCAGGAAGTGACACGACGGCGCCCAAagactga